The following proteins come from a genomic window of Athalia rosae chromosome 1, iyAthRosa1.1, whole genome shotgun sequence:
- the LOC105690788 gene encoding uncharacterized protein LOC105690788 isoform X7: MNGNMIKTKKSAADKHQRSPRAAGPVRVIADAVKPAKKNGLEYWTAPASGITYSTRMKKKPRSKSENSKATADAPSIANKLASTRLLSPEREEKPRETVPIKKGSLCSLLDERNVYNVQYQLPASSFLHSHGRRYKEKDFTERVNNPGKTAAHDANPGSSRDETSVLRKEIHDWKVREALTNKVENLLGGIEMTTPTEHLELTRLPVKPPKDPSDKSSSNTRHNRPSYFLGNECIQSTRQKIPEVTTTPCSKQNHMNANGTTRSQNPDAEENETSRGVKKQKYSLDDYLINQNMQTLSGGSLLSPISPVSSPETVDVLQNAERLLKNAQRQLMEVSVNSTREPLNENLPSYLKQQHLDDGLSYIRDIVKAKFQDTNEPDTIPNQKTLTSNVHGSNRKLQPGRFQIRESSNILNKPLEISEQSSQFLSNQIPKKTLSTNERPFLQKAPHWFQKQIHVFPTSTTCNEKSNTKSSPAASCCAVANTGVFEVNSKTPPNKSIKVQTGPTVEIRGGLTIQNIENIHISPDPSMVPVHNNIAMYCFQHEPLASSSINDSNENQPSKSSIMASNGKKHCIVDGEKHIQSTNYIDEQKVQQVENTNHYIQYNTVATHVIPANNNSNNYDKNKHSVKYDENATSILKNRVSIDSSVNHHPIIHKTIMDNQKLHELKISLGSPEDTRDNSHSKKKVSINSDPIEPTLESVSTRDLEVQMANEREEIENTEITQNYQEFPSNLDSASSYHNQKFHLVQSDKDYVQRSKACKDECRTGSCSRKCERDVEHTEKQKLTDALQAIVNIQKLRYDMKDTGVVPSQCTQMCDDRNECVADTKHLNFQPISEPDQFKRLLERLCKSSPKTGASEIDTNSEIFKEAMDDFVKIFFEISGNSRYPVSNVDNHDTISIQNGQAIRIEERTDKIKIMTKAEKVAKASKQANLFPKLNQMEYRRGSEVKPKMGGNRIDGLPVTQNNASTSHAWRSPIERAREPNKYPKRPATDNAQLPKQKFAHNQREKSHSKNNYQEQQNNLMNLNLEQPCVSEVDAISKIYQESMAAIWQGTEQLSQLISHHVMKNASSTADQIASLPIPGTKKKFISCSSIKSPEQSVKSCANRMQVTEVEQQKHKVIRTPRSETFPVRLRNDAELSNEDNSVCIDEVSTSVTDIDDTSNAITMSQIDEPNSANMKPKCPMLQQRVAKPTRKPDGMQFMDVHYCITEPLGIQIPIGVKSDKNTSSSNLKSSMNMHLQLENASGENTRLCQRPNANMYGDQTVDLRFYESQVFTPGYKYNFDSSNNCPSEKVTAEPVLENKRVEFQGLGEIFDAMKRSSHLLKQLAVLLANGMKIDSVDDFVRSLEVAAIHPIVIDKFLSTLREKSKENSVLGKNVVMTQETDNGHKDSATLHPAGDYINNKINSKDQIMNMNLKFSDDCTHLMNHTNSQGDKVPENRSKSDLVAPDKDIGKVYLENSHDNFDISKPAFQDKISLSTSSLLSPLGNLLVQSSENEEQVSVAQRIISADDGRVRKESSKSENPRHVNTILNEQSNVNMGLQNSSFGYMINEKNEGDSNTDQNSNFSIPLDVHMNDKVPEIPITNKTVIDAIKSQQQKDQVPKNSTPEKTNLIESPDHSNRTLGCEHINSIEQDTLKIEVNDVLFQSSLDTGSDTGIATVHSPLQDNNKPSRGEHSQEGAVHCNCNKMQIPPSKTILITGESSLKSNSTSQSHERKAAKTSRASEKKKKPYQRRDANQNSSKVVAGTANRDFEKSSSKNMCPLCIRFHGICSCLNCSNCMVNFRKYQEVSSIIKVTKAKLPKSIAVTSHQVGSVKRLAQKSNDKSMNSRQGMPRIIKNSTNPLAGKKCSPITQKSKSKRNSASTSNGTFNSIQLLKSENRPEDCQKFSQGTIPELECSIMKDESQNTTKCVGKTVSTNTETIWQEATILADTSQLLIGTLEKIVNMKKFDNPAKETQVLKCSDKPSMINKTHNDHVDCQSQITSTTNIKEFTSMECQTLQSCSVLQERYKNSLKAIPVEVEMDSTSVEKSLEIFENQSILVLQPLSELDHTYFIAKPNFEERKLIKERLNANFNISNKEVTKYNESCNETSKKLTNSDDPSQLNVSLPADNHINNKECQVICSDVEDMANSTDKKQSAVIFACQHTTDSNPGSNNKKEPQEGHDSCSNDDECLICLQSSSESDNSQFPCSQDCLDEEMCSKVCAAITDFDETLQFGSINIDGILRKFLAENNASSVKLPILKALIQELEKVTYSQNVDRDRHQILHETSKHDSNQNDTEVRNAVELAQAAEPRFNEDRTRASSVQYGESHEKMLLIMKNRRSLMMPNVVRGLADVHPSKNLERLILHSTDPLVSGTFNKPESETRYSVFNKSDSEHTSFNFKDPKIQEHLTSVAQAAIQQIDMKPLEISADNVQSVAIKKAKKSTIAEKSMNNVSKSKKNEHGMQADSGASAESHSLEVAQGTKDDTRNHKIENLQKYSDKDLNDTEFSNRPQIIEHFLGKIRLEDMKIQNININKNDCTHLTPITTIDLENIGSNIM; the protein is encoded by the exons gaacgaatgcattCAAAGCACCAGGCAAAAGATTCCTGAGGTGACTACTACTCCTTGTTCAAAGCAAAATCATATGAATGCAAATGGAACTACCAGATCGCAGAACCCGGATGCAGAAGAAAACGAGACAAGTAGAGGTgttaaaaagcaaaaatattcTCTAGATGATTACTTG ATCAACCAAAATATGCAGACACTGAGCGGGGGATCACTGTTATCGCCAATAAGTCCAGTGTCAAGTCCAGAAACTGTAGATGTACTACAAAATGCAGAGAGACTTTTAAAAAACGCACAACGACAATTAATGGAAGTCAGCGTTAACTCTACGAGGGAACCATTGAACGAAAATCTTCCGAG CTACTTAAAACAACAGCATCTGGATGACGGGTTATCATACATTCGCGATATCGTCAAAGCTAAATTTCAAGACACCAATGAGCCGGACACAATTCCCAATCAGAAAACCTTGACAAGTAATGTACATGGTTCAAACAGAAAATTACAACCTGGTCGATTTCAAATTAGAGAATCAAGCAACATACTTAACAAGCCATTAGAAATATCGGAACAAAGttcacaatttttgtcgaatcaGATACCAAAGAAAACATTATCAACCAACGAAAGACCATTTCTCCAAAAAGCTCCACATTGGTTCCAGAAACAGATTCATGTTTTTCCGACATCCACAACAtgcaatgaaaaatcaaacaccAAGAGTTCACCTGCAGCTTCATGCTGTGCTGTTGCTAACACTGGAGTATTCGAAGTTAACAGTAAAACTCCTCCAAACAAAAGTATTAAAGTTCAAACTGGACCTACCGTAGAAATTCGAGGAGGATTGACAATTCAGAATATCGAGAATATACACATATCACCGGATCCTTCTATGGTACCAGTTCACAACAACATAGCTATGTACTGTTTTCAACACGAGCCATTGGCAAGTTCAAGTATTAatgattcaaatgaaaatcaacCCAGTAAGTCGAGTATTATGGCCTCcaatggaaaaaaacattgcattgTTGATGGAGAGAAACACATTCAGTCCACAAATTATATAGATGAACAAAAGGTACAACAGGTTGAAAATACTAATCACTACATACAGTATAATACAGTTGCCACGCATGTGATACCAGCtaacaataatagtaacaatTATGACAAGAATAAACATAGTGTAAAATATGATGAGAATGCTACAAGTATTCTCAAAAACAGGGTATCTATTGATAGTAGTGTTAATCATCACCCAATTATACACAAAACAATAATGGATAATCAGAAATTacatgaattgaaaatctcaCTGGGATCTCCAGAGGATACAAGAGACAACtcacattcgaaaaaaaaagtgagcatTAATTCAGATCCCATTGAACCTACTCTTGAATCTGTTTCCACAAGAGACTTGGAAGTACAGATGGCGaatgagagagaagaaatcgaaaatacAGAGATCACACAAAATTATCAAGAGTTTCCAAGCAATCTGGACTCAGCTAGTTCTTATcataatcaaaaatttcacctggTGCAGTCAGACAAGGATTATGTACAGCGGTCTAAAGCTTGCAAGGACGAGTGCAGAACTGGTTCTTGTTCAAGGAAATGTGAGAGAGATGTAGAACACACAGAAAAGCAGAAATTGACAGATGCACTACAGGCTATAGTTAACATTCAGAAACTCAGGTATGATATGAAAGATACCGGTGTTGTTCCATCTCAGTGTACGCAAATGTGCGACGACAGAAATGAATGTGTCGCGGATACGAAACATCTTAATTTTCAACCAATTTCAGAGCCTGACCAATTCAAGAGACTTTTAGAGCGACTTTGTAAGTCCAGCCCAAAAACTGGAGCTTCTGAAATCGATACCaattccgaaattttcaaagaagcaATGGAtgattttgtcaaaattttcttcgagataaGTGGCAATTCGCGGTATCCAGTTTCGAATGTGGATAATCATGATACGATATCAATACAAAATGGACAAGCCATaagaatcgaagaaagaaCTGATAAGATTAAAATTATGACGAAAGCAGAAAAGGTAGCTAAGGCCTCAAAGCAGGCAAATTTGTTTCCCAAATTAAACCAAATGGAATATCGACGAGGAAGCGAAGTCAAGCCTAAGATGGGTggaaatagaattgatggattACCTGTTACCCAAAATAATGCTTCAACCTCGCATGCATGGCGGTCACCCATTGAGCGAGCTAGAGAACCCAACAAATACCCAAAACGCCCAGCTACTGATAATGCTCAATTACCGAAGCAAAAATTCGCTCATAATCAGAGAGAGAAAAGCCattcaaaaaacaattatcaGGAACAACAGAATAATCTTATGAATTTGAACTTAGAACAACCTTGTGTATCGGAAGTTGATGCAATTTCGAAGATCTATCAAGAATCCATGGCAGCCATTTGGCAAGGTACTGAACAATTGTCCCAATTAATATCACACCACGTAATGAAGAATGCTTCGTCTACAGCTGATCAGATTGCATCTCTACCTATACCTggcactaaaaaaaaatttatttcatgtaGTTCAATAAAATCTCCTGAGCAATCTGTCAAAAGCTGTGCTAACAGAATGCAAGTTACAGAAGTTGAGCAGCAAAAACATAAAGTAATCAGGACTCCACGGTCTGAAACCTTTCCAGTACGTTTAAGGAACGATGCAGAGCTTAGCAATGAGGATAATTCAGTATGCATAGATGAAGTAAGTACATCGGTGACTGATATAGATGACACAAGTAATGCTATTACTATGTCCCAAATTGACGAGCCGAATTCGGCAAATATGAAACCTAAATGTCCAATGTTACAACAAAGAGTGGCAAAGCCGACGCGAAAACCAGACGGTATGCAATTCATGGATGTTCATTATTGTATCACCGAACCACTTGGGATTCAAATTCCAATCGGAGTTAAATCAGACAAAAATACGAGCTCATCTAACTTGAAAAGTTCAATGAACATGCACCTACAGTTGGAAAATGCTAGCGGTGAAAATACAAGATTGTGCCAACGTCCGAATGCCAATATGTATGGTGATCAAACTGTAGACCTTAGATTCTATGAGTCTCAGGTATTTACCCCTGgatacaaatataattttgacTCATCAAATAATTGTCCAAGTGAAAAAGTCACTGCAGAGCCtgttttagaaaataaaagagtagAATTCCAAGGGctgggagaaatttttgacgCTATGAAAAGATCTTCACATTTATTGAAACAATTGGCTGTTCTATTGGccaatggaatgaaaattgactCAGTTGATGATTTTGTACGAAGTTTGGAAGTGGCTGCAATTCATCCAATTgtaattgacaaatttttatcaacattgagagaaaaaagtaaagaaaattcCGTACTTGGAAAGAATGTTGTCATGACGCAAGAGACGGATAACGGACATAAAGATTCCGCAACTTTGCACCCTGCTGGTGATTACATAAATAACAAGATAAATTCAAAAGATCAGATCATGAATATGAACCTAAAATTTTCTGATGATTGTACACATTTGATGAATCATACTAATAGTCAAGGTGATAAGGTTCCAGAAAATAGATCAAAAAGTGACTTGGTTGCACCTGACAAAGATATTGGCAAAGTATACTTGGAAAATAGTCATGATAACTTTGATATATCTAAACCTGCTTTCCAAGATAAGATTAGCTTATCaacatcatcattattatcacctCTTGGTAATCTTCTGGTACAGAGTTCCGAAAATGAGGAGCAAGTCTCTGTGGCTCAGAGAATAATATCAGCAGATGATGGAAGAGTGAGAAAAGAATCCTCTAAGAGTGAAAATCCTAGGCATGTGAATACCATATTGAACGAACAGAGCAATGTAAACATGGGTTTACAGAATTCGTCTTTTGGCTATATGATCAATGAAAAGAATGAAGGTGACAGCAATACTGATCagaattctaatttttcaattccacttGATGTTCATATGAATGATAAAGTTCCAGAGATACCCATTACTAATAAAACTGTTATTGATGCCATTAAATCACAACAACAAAAGGATCAAGTTCCCAAAAATTCTACgccagaaaaaacaaatttgattGAATCTCCAGACCACAGCAATAGAACTCTTGGATGTGAACATATAAATTCCATAGAACAAGACACCTTGAAAATAGAAGTCAATGATGTGCTATTCCAATCTTCTTTGGATACTGGCTCAGATACTGGTATAGCTACAGTACATTCACCATTACAAGATAACAACAAACCATCTAGAGGGGAACATTCACAGGAAGGGGCTGTCCATTGCAATTGTAACAAGATGCAGATTCCTCCGAGCAAAACAATATTAATCACAGG GGAGAGTTCATTAAAATCAAATTCTACATCACAGAGT CATGAGAGAAAAGCAGCAAAGACAAGCAGAgctagcgagaaaaaaaagaaaccataTCAGAGACGCGATGCTAATCAGAATTCGTCAAAGGTTGTTGCTGGTACAGCAAACCgtgactttgaaaaatctagTTCCAAAAATATGTGTCCTTTATGCATACGATTTCATGGAATTTGTAGCTGTCTAAATTGCAGCAATTGCATGGTGAACTTTAGGAAGTATCAAGAAGTATCatcaataataaaagtaacaaAAGCCAAGCTCCCTAAATCAATAGCAGTGACTTCACACCAAGTTGGTTCTGTGAAACGTTTAGCACAAAAGTCGAACGATAAAAGTATGAACAGCCGGCAAGGAATGCcgagaattattaaaaattccacAAACCCACTGGCTGGCAAAAAATGTTCTCCCATAACGCAGAAATCTAAATCTAAACGCAATTCTGCAAGTACGAGCAATGGTACTTTCAATAGCATTCAGTTATTAAAGTCTGAAAATAGACCAGAAGACTGTCAAAAGTTTTCACAAGGTACAATCCCTGAATTAGAATGCTCCATAATGAAAGATGAATCACAGAATACTACGAAGTGTGTAGGTAAAACTGTTTCTACGAATACAGAAACAATTTGGCAAGAAGCAACAATTTTAGCCGATACCAGCCAACTTTTGATAGGAACATTAGAGAAAATTGTCAATATgaagaaatttgataatcCAGCAAAAGAGACCCAAGTCCTCAAATGTTCAGACAAGCCTTCtatgataaataaaactcaTAATGATCACGTTGATTGTCAGAGTCAGATAACATCTACAACAAACATAAAAGAATTTACATCAATGGAATGTCAGACATTGCAAAGTTGCAGTGTTTTACAAGAAAGGtacaaaaattcattgaagGCTATACCAGTAGAGGTGGAAATGGATTCGACATCAGTAGAAAAGTCccttgaaatatttgaaaatcaaagtatTCTAGTACTCCAGCCCTTGAGTGAACTGGatcatacatattttattgCCAAACCAAATTTCGAGGAACGTAAGTTAATTAAAGAAAGATTAAACgcgaatttcaacatttcaaataAAGAAGTGACCAAATATAATGAATCCTGTAATGAAACTAGCAAGAAACTGACAAACTCTGATGACCCCTCACAACTGAATGTTTCATTACCTGCAGACAATCACATAAACAATAAAGAGTGTCAAGTTATCTGTTCAGATGTTGAAGACATGGCGAATTCAACAGACAAAAAGCAATCTGCCGTTATATTTGCGTGCCAGCACACAACAGATTCTAATCCCGgctctaacaataagaaagaACCTCAAGAAGGTCACGATTCATGTTCAAATGATGATGAATGTTTGATATGTCTTCAATCGTCTTCAGAGTCAGATAACTCGCAGTTTCCTTGCAGCCAAGATTGTTTAGACGAAGAAATGTGTTCAAAAGTTTGTGCAGCAATTACCGACTTTGACGAGACGTTACAATTTGGTTCAATTAATATTGATGGAATATTGAGAAAATTCTTAGCAG AAAATAATGCGTCAAGTGTCAAACTGCCAATTTTAAAAGCACTTATCCAAGAATTGGAGAAGGTCACATATTCCCAGAACGTTGACAGAGATCGACACCAAATACTTCATGAAACGTCAAAACACGATAGTAATCAAAACGATACTGAAGTCAGAAACGCGGTGGAATTGGCACAAGCAGCTGAACCAA GGTTTAATGAGGATCGAACGCGAGCAAGTAGTGTTCAATATGGGGAATCacatgaaaaaatgttgttgaTAATGAAGAATCGGAGGAGTCTAATGATGCCAAATGTTGTAAGAGGGCTCGCTGATGTCCATCCTAGTAAAAATTTAGAGCGCTTGATATTACATAGTACAGATCCACTAGTGTCAGGAACTTTCAATAAGCCAGAATCTGAGACACGATATTCGGTTTTCAACAAATCAGATTCTGAACATACATCATTCAACTTTAAGGATCCTAAAATCCAGGAACATTTAACATCTGTGGCCCAAGCGGCTATACAACAAATAGATATGAAGCCATTAGAAATTTCGGCGGATAATGTACAATCTGTAGCTATcaaaaaagctaaaaaatcGACAATAGCTGAAAAATCTATGAATAATGTCTCTAagtcgaagaaaaacgaacatGGAATGCAAGCTGACTCGGGTGCTTCAGCTGAATCAcatag CTTAGAAGTGGCTCAGGGTACAAAAGATGATACCAGGAATCACAAGATAGAgaatttgcaaaaatattCTGACAAAGATTTGAATGATACAGAATTTAGCAACAGACCACAAATCATTGAGCATTTTCTGGGAAAAATAAGGCTTgaagatatgaaaattcagaacataaatattaataagaaTGATTGTACTCATCTCACACCAATAACAACCAtcgatttggaaaatattg gATCAAACATCATGTGA